In the Kribbella sp. NBC_00482 genome, one interval contains:
- a CDS encoding mandelate racemase/muconate lactonizing enzyme family protein — MSLAAEPAGLPGGGSEAFGAAPISAIKTRVVSARYRRPFQISSGVSNELISLVVEVHTADGDVGIGETSPMTAYTGETLAGVQAAIEEHLAPALIGHDPLDRAGAHVTMDGVLRGQQVAKAGLDIALFDLAGRISGWPVHALLGGSIRERVQTTWVVGLGTLDEMAAEAAEYADRGFMHLKVKGGHDPAKDLELIRAVRAAIPADAELCLDANEGYDATTALPYLTKMSAAGLTLLEQPLPRWDLTGLVRLRDRLDVRVMVDESMHSLHDALEIARRGAADVLNIKILKVGGLHRAMQIAAVAEAAGLAVKVGSMPELGVATLAAVHLAAAVPGATVAADLVGPLMVDEDPLAPTVFADCDGWIDVPKRPGLGHDV, encoded by the coding sequence ATGAGTCTTGCAGCAGAACCGGCCGGGTTGCCGGGTGGGGGATCGGAGGCTTTCGGGGCCGCGCCGATCAGTGCGATCAAGACCCGTGTGGTGAGCGCGCGGTACCGCCGGCCGTTCCAGATCAGCAGCGGGGTGAGCAACGAACTGATCAGCCTGGTCGTCGAGGTGCACACCGCCGACGGCGACGTCGGGATCGGCGAGACCTCGCCGATGACGGCGTACACCGGTGAGACGCTGGCCGGTGTCCAGGCGGCGATCGAGGAGCATCTCGCGCCGGCGCTGATCGGCCACGACCCGCTCGACCGCGCGGGCGCCCACGTCACGATGGACGGCGTACTGCGCGGCCAGCAGGTCGCCAAGGCCGGCCTCGACATCGCCCTGTTCGACCTCGCCGGACGGATCAGCGGCTGGCCGGTCCACGCTCTCCTCGGCGGCAGCATCCGCGAGCGCGTGCAGACCACGTGGGTCGTCGGCCTCGGGACCCTCGACGAGATGGCCGCCGAGGCCGCGGAGTACGCCGACCGCGGGTTCATGCACCTGAAGGTCAAGGGCGGCCACGACCCGGCCAAGGACCTCGAGCTGATCCGGGCCGTCCGCGCCGCGATCCCCGCCGACGCTGAGCTGTGCCTGGACGCCAACGAGGGGTACGACGCGACGACGGCCCTCCCGTACCTCACCAAGATGAGCGCGGCGGGCCTCACCCTCCTCGAGCAGCCCCTTCCGCGCTGGGACCTGACCGGGCTCGTCCGGTTGCGGGACCGCCTCGACGTCCGCGTGATGGTCGACGAGAGCATGCACTCGCTCCACGACGCGCTCGAGATCGCGCGGCGCGGTGCGGCCGACGTACTGAACATCAAGATCCTCAAGGTCGGCGGGCTCCATCGCGCCATGCAGATCGCCGCTGTGGCCGAGGCTGCGGGGCTCGCGGTGAAGGTAGGGTCGATGCCTGAGCTCGGTGTCGCGACGCTGGCCGCCGTACACCTGGCCGCCGCCGTACCCGGAGCGACCGTCGCGGCGGACCTGGTGGGGCCGTTGATGGTCGACGAGGATCCCCTGGCCCCGACCGTGTTCGCCGATTGCGACGGCTGGATCGACGTACCGAAGCGCCCCGGTCTCGGGCACGATGTCTAA
- a CDS encoding LLM class flavin-dependent oxidoreductase, whose amino-acid sequence MRLGLYLNLYGTPDERPQLADAVEQAKLAEEAGFEWVVLGERHLHRPGYHEILTSMTWLAAHTSRIGIATAGIVAPLYDPVVLAETLAHIDVLSGGRLTAGFVLGYRPEEFALYGVTQAERVARFEEGLEILTRLWTSDEVTYDGKFTSIQEAYLSPRPVQTPRPRLWNGGRVSAVLERTARMCDGWTTSFNELDADLPAKISEYLSYPQGPGSLGQEVILCREGYCAPTSQDARQALEEPLRDLYDAYTGWKRTSTDAARYTQGWEEIADRSVIGSPAQCADRLAHYESMGADGLILRIQPPGMPQSDALRAIESFGNL is encoded by the coding sequence ATGCGGCTGGGTCTCTATCTGAACCTCTACGGCACCCCCGACGAGCGGCCCCAGTTGGCCGACGCCGTCGAGCAGGCGAAGCTGGCCGAGGAGGCCGGATTCGAGTGGGTCGTGCTGGGCGAACGGCACCTGCACCGGCCCGGGTACCACGAGATCCTGACGTCGATGACCTGGCTGGCCGCGCACACCTCGCGGATCGGGATCGCGACCGCGGGGATCGTGGCGCCGCTGTACGACCCCGTCGTACTCGCGGAGACGCTGGCGCACATCGACGTACTGTCGGGTGGGCGACTGACGGCCGGATTCGTGCTCGGGTACCGGCCGGAGGAGTTCGCGCTGTACGGCGTGACGCAGGCAGAGCGGGTCGCGCGGTTCGAGGAAGGGCTGGAGATCCTCACCCGGCTGTGGACGTCCGACGAGGTCACGTACGACGGCAAGTTCACCTCCATCCAGGAGGCGTACCTGTCGCCCCGCCCGGTGCAGACGCCACGACCGCGGTTGTGGAACGGCGGCCGGGTGTCGGCCGTGCTGGAGCGTACGGCGCGGATGTGCGACGGGTGGACCACGTCGTTCAACGAGCTGGACGCTGACCTTCCCGCGAAGATCTCGGAGTACCTGTCGTACCCGCAAGGCCCTGGATCGCTGGGCCAGGAGGTCATCCTTTGTCGGGAGGGCTACTGCGCTCCCACGTCCCAGGACGCCCGCCAGGCCCTCGAGGAGCCCCTACGCGACCTGTACGACGCCTACACCGGCTGGAAGCGCACGTCGACAGACGCAGCCCGCTACACCCAAGGCTGGGAAGAAATCGCCGACCGCAGCGTCATAGGCTCCCCAGCCCAATGCGCCGACCGCCTAGCCCACTACGAGTCCATGGGCGCCGACGGCCTCATCCTCCGCATCCAACCCCCCGGAATGCCCCAATCCGATGCCCTCAGGGCCATCGAGTCCTTCGGCAACCTGTAA
- a CDS encoding carbohydrate ABC transporter permease, producing the protein MAQVLDRPPVRPVVETPTAGRRTAGRLTLPTLLALTAIVTIVPFAAMVLVAFAPPSGRTFPDALNPANFTLENFSKVLSSSDIPRWTVNSLLYSLVSVACVLLFASMAGYAFAKKKFPGREIMFWAFLATLMVPFQATLIPSYILVAKLDWVDSYWGLIVPTLANSQAVFLMRQFIMQLPDELFEAAEIDGAPEWRIFTMIVLPLIRPVLATLGIFVFLWHWNDFLWPLVIGQSGQMQTLTVGLATLQTQAVPINQVMAGATITVVPSLLVFGLLQRYLTDSIAMSGLKA; encoded by the coding sequence ATGGCTCAGGTACTCGACCGCCCGCCGGTCCGGCCGGTAGTGGAGACGCCGACGGCAGGACGGCGTACGGCGGGCCGATTGACGTTGCCGACCTTGCTCGCGCTGACGGCGATCGTGACCATCGTGCCGTTCGCGGCGATGGTGCTGGTCGCGTTCGCGCCGCCGAGCGGGCGGACGTTCCCGGACGCGCTGAACCCGGCGAACTTCACGCTGGAGAACTTCTCGAAGGTGCTGTCCAGTTCGGACATCCCGCGGTGGACGGTCAACTCGCTGCTCTACTCGCTGGTGTCCGTGGCGTGTGTGCTGCTGTTCGCGTCGATGGCCGGGTACGCGTTCGCGAAGAAGAAGTTCCCCGGCCGGGAGATCATGTTCTGGGCGTTCCTCGCCACGCTGATGGTCCCGTTCCAGGCGACGCTGATCCCGTCGTACATCCTGGTCGCGAAACTGGACTGGGTGGACAGCTACTGGGGCCTGATCGTGCCCACGCTGGCCAACTCGCAGGCGGTGTTCCTGATGCGCCAGTTCATCATGCAACTCCCCGACGAACTGTTCGAGGCCGCCGAGATCGACGGAGCCCCCGAGTGGCGGATCTTCACGATGATCGTGCTGCCCTTGATCCGCCCGGTGCTGGCGACGCTAGGCATCTTCGTCTTCCTCTGGCACTGGAACGACTTCCTGTGGCCCTTGGTCATCGGCCAATCCGGCCAGATGCAAACCCTCACCGTCGGCCTGGCCACCCTCCAAACCCAAGCCGTCCCCATCAACCAGGTCATGGCCGGCGCCACCATCACCGTAGTCCCCAGCCTCCTGGTCTTCGGCCTCCTCCAACGCTACCTAACCGACTCCATAGCCATGTCCGGCCTGAAGGCGTAA
- a CDS encoding carbohydrate ABC transporter permease — protein sequence MTNTPPDTVAGRAGPAAGRKAFRSRGGPRRRPWVGLLFVAPMLVLFLAFRFLPAIGAFFLSLTDYRISGKWDFIALDNYTRLLSDKVFHEALLVTVTYTVIFVPLTVLLSLGTAVLLHQVVWKRGFFRGVFFLPYVTSIVLAAVIWKWIYDAQDGLLNSILGLVNIGPIDFLSQSNTVLPSIAVTSAWKGFGYSMLILLAGLQAVPKSYLEAAMIDGAGTWQRFRYVTLPQLRPVLFFVLVIETIGAFQVFDAMFVMTGGGPVRSSYSLVYFLYDSGFKYFDFGYASAIGLVLFLIVLIVSLVQRRLVGRDD from the coding sequence TTGACGAACACCCCTCCGGACACGGTCGCGGGTCGGGCGGGACCCGCGGCCGGCCGGAAGGCTTTTCGTTCTCGAGGCGGCCCCCGTCGCCGGCCGTGGGTCGGCTTGCTGTTCGTCGCCCCGATGCTCGTCCTGTTCCTGGCGTTCCGGTTCCTGCCGGCGATCGGGGCGTTCTTTCTCTCGCTGACCGACTACCGGATCAGCGGCAAGTGGGACTTCATCGCGCTCGACAACTACACGCGCCTGTTGTCGGACAAGGTGTTCCACGAGGCGCTGCTGGTGACGGTCACCTACACCGTGATCTTCGTCCCGCTGACGGTCCTGCTGTCGCTCGGTACCGCCGTACTGCTGCACCAGGTGGTGTGGAAGCGCGGCTTCTTCCGCGGGGTGTTCTTCCTGCCGTACGTGACCAGCATCGTGCTGGCCGCGGTGATCTGGAAGTGGATCTACGACGCACAGGACGGGCTGCTGAACTCGATCCTCGGGCTGGTGAACATCGGCCCGATCGACTTCCTCAGCCAGTCGAACACCGTGCTGCCGTCGATCGCGGTCACGTCGGCGTGGAAGGGCTTCGGGTACTCGATGCTGATCCTGCTCGCAGGCCTGCAGGCGGTACCGAAGTCGTATCTCGAGGCCGCGATGATCGACGGCGCGGGCACCTGGCAGCGGTTCCGGTACGTGACGCTGCCGCAGCTGCGGCCGGTGCTGTTCTTCGTGCTGGTGATCGAGACCATCGGCGCCTTCCAGGTCTTCGACGCGATGTTCGTGATGACCGGCGGCGGACCGGTGCGGTCCAGCTACTCGCTCGTGTACTTCCTGTACGACAGCGGTTTCAAGTACTTCGACTTCGGTTACGCCAGCGCGATCGGTCTGGTGCTGTTCCTGATCGTGCTGATCGTCTCGCTCGTACAGCGCCGGCTCGTCGGGAGGGACGATTAG
- a CDS encoding extracellular solute-binding protein, which produces MKSTVRRIAAPLTALVLAAALSSCGGGDDGGSASKKSVTLWMYPVIADQAASDAYWKKVETDFEAANSGFDLKVEAQPWANREEKVAAAFSGKKGPDVLLMIPDQIPQYVKSGSLEPVDDVVAPEKDKFLPAAIPGLTVDGKVYGAPIYHTVTTTMYNKTVLTKAGISKPPETWDEIKAAAPKLKAAGFSTLDYSASPEATLNLNFYPLLWQAGGKVFADDGKSVTFNQAPGLEALTFLKSLWDEGAIPKTALTAGNVVADSPFGKGQVAMAMTSVPADVATVTKTWGAANVELGSPLTGKKQVGFGLPGGLVVNAASENVDGAKKFLSFMTQAAQLDALSKASGFYSPRNDAKSESTDPNSAKFKDALQYAIPGEPNPSARQIMSFLSPEIQAVLTGKKQPQQALDDAAKQANDLLSRQR; this is translated from the coding sequence ATGAAATCCACCGTCCGCCGCATCGCGGCACCACTTACGGCACTCGTTCTCGCTGCCGCGCTCAGTTCCTGCGGCGGAGGTGACGACGGCGGCTCCGCCAGCAAGAAGAGCGTCACGCTCTGGATGTACCCGGTGATCGCCGACCAGGCGGCCAGCGACGCCTACTGGAAGAAGGTCGAGACCGACTTCGAGGCGGCGAACTCCGGGTTCGACCTCAAGGTCGAGGCCCAGCCGTGGGCGAACCGCGAGGAGAAGGTCGCGGCCGCGTTCTCCGGCAAGAAAGGTCCGGACGTCCTGCTGATGATCCCGGACCAGATCCCGCAGTACGTCAAGAGCGGCTCGCTGGAGCCGGTCGACGACGTGGTCGCGCCGGAGAAGGACAAGTTCCTGCCGGCCGCGATCCCCGGCCTGACGGTCGACGGCAAGGTGTACGGCGCCCCGATCTACCACACGGTCACGACCACGATGTACAACAAGACCGTGCTGACCAAGGCCGGGATCAGCAAGCCGCCGGAGACCTGGGACGAGATCAAGGCGGCCGCGCCGAAGCTCAAGGCCGCCGGGTTCTCCACGCTGGACTACTCGGCCTCGCCGGAGGCGACGCTGAACCTGAACTTCTACCCGCTGCTGTGGCAGGCCGGCGGGAAGGTGTTCGCCGACGACGGCAAGAGCGTCACGTTCAACCAGGCCCCCGGCCTGGAGGCGCTGACCTTCCTGAAGAGCCTGTGGGACGAGGGCGCGATCCCGAAGACCGCGCTCACCGCGGGCAACGTGGTCGCCGACTCCCCGTTCGGCAAGGGTCAGGTCGCGATGGCGATGACCAGCGTGCCGGCCGACGTCGCCACGGTCACGAAGACCTGGGGCGCGGCGAACGTCGAGCTCGGCTCGCCGCTGACCGGCAAGAAGCAGGTCGGGTTCGGACTTCCGGGCGGTCTGGTCGTGAACGCGGCCTCGGAGAACGTCGACGGCGCGAAGAAGTTCCTGTCGTTCATGACCCAGGCGGCACAGCTGGACGCGCTCAGCAAGGCGTCCGGGTTCTACTCGCCGCGCAACGACGCCAAGTCCGAGTCGACCGACCCGAACTCGGCGAAGTTCAAGGACGCGTTGCAGTACGCGATCCCGGGTGAGCCGAACCCGTCGGCGCGGCAGATCATGTCGTTCCTGAGCCCCGAGATCCAGGCCGTGCTGACCGGTAAGAAGCAGCCGCAGCAGGCCCTGGACGACGCGGCCAAGCAGGCCAACGACCTCCTGTCGAGGCAGCGTTGA
- a CDS encoding L-histidine N(alpha)-methyltransferase, which yields MTEPVPVIRKLEHALADDDFAWSLVLVGEDQTDKLATLTGDLRGPFSTSGDGKQITSGFSYWGIGPTIAWANATNDPFYLVMKAGAESFLRHWRKLRPHVENGGFHLVSLGVGTGVKDRTILSDMRRNNPDMYYIPVDMSSEMLRMGTLEPVRGARFPVSQVLPVQLDFSIADNMEELGQMLARLVDDEPILFTLTGNTLANFESDEELLGTLTRVLRPQDRLLLEVASTTRLDQESADAAADEYHQTRAFAEFVTSTLRYNTDLKINNDLVKFVGEVEDEDALLVKIFWQNDTGEEVRMELPDHTEAVLPIGDTIRLYTTRKYSTTRLKRLTEACQLTPVEGIQSQFRYARRPNPFGLELLLLAPEGAGETARSLADDIWAT from the coding sequence GTGACTGAGCCGGTACCCGTGATCCGGAAGCTCGAGCATGCACTGGCCGACGACGACTTCGCGTGGTCGCTGGTGCTGGTCGGCGAGGACCAGACCGACAAGCTCGCGACCCTGACCGGCGACCTCCGCGGACCGTTCTCGACGTCCGGTGACGGCAAGCAGATCACCTCGGGCTTCTCCTACTGGGGAATCGGCCCGACGATCGCCTGGGCGAACGCCACCAACGACCCGTTCTACCTGGTCATGAAGGCCGGCGCAGAGTCGTTCCTGCGGCACTGGCGCAAGCTGCGCCCGCACGTCGAGAACGGCGGCTTCCACCTGGTCAGCCTCGGCGTCGGCACCGGCGTCAAGGACCGCACGATCCTCAGCGACATGCGCCGGAACAACCCGGACATGTACTACATCCCGGTCGACATGAGTTCGGAGATGCTCCGGATGGGCACCCTGGAGCCGGTCCGCGGCGCCCGCTTCCCGGTCTCCCAGGTGCTGCCGGTGCAGCTCGACTTCTCGATCGCCGACAACATGGAGGAGCTCGGCCAGATGCTGGCCCGGCTGGTCGACGACGAGCCGATCCTGTTCACGCTGACCGGCAACACGCTGGCCAACTTCGAGAGCGACGAGGAGCTGCTCGGCACGCTCACCCGGGTGCTGCGGCCGCAGGACCGGCTGCTGCTCGAGGTCGCCAGTACGACGCGACTCGACCAGGAGAGCGCCGACGCGGCCGCGGACGAGTACCACCAGACCCGCGCGTTCGCGGAGTTCGTCACCAGCACCCTGCGGTACAACACCGACCTCAAGATCAACAACGACCTGGTCAAGTTCGTCGGTGAGGTCGAGGACGAGGACGCGCTGCTGGTGAAGATCTTCTGGCAGAACGACACCGGCGAGGAGGTCCGGATGGAGCTGCCGGACCACACCGAGGCGGTGCTGCCGATCGGCGACACGATCCGGCTGTACACCACCCGCAAGTACTCCACGACCCGGCTGAAACGGCTCACCGAGGCCTGTCAGCTGACGCCGGTCGAGGGGATCCAGTCCCAGTTCCGGTACGCCCGCCGCCCGAACCCGTTCGGCCTGGAGCTGTTGCTGCTCGCACCGGAGGGGGCCGGCGAGACCGCACGTAGCCTCGCCGACGACATCTGGGCCACATGA
- a CDS encoding cold-shock protein, which produces MVLGTVKWFNADKGYGFLAVDGQDDVFVHWSKIVSDGYKTLEDGQNVEFQIVEGPKGREADTVTLI; this is translated from the coding sequence ATGGTGCTCGGCACCGTGAAGTGGTTCAACGCCGACAAGGGCTACGGTTTTCTGGCCGTCGACGGGCAGGACGACGTGTTCGTGCACTGGAGCAAGATCGTCTCCGACGGGTACAAGACCCTCGAGGACGGCCAGAACGTCGAGTTCCAGATCGTCGAGGGCCCCAAGGGCCGGGAAGCCGACACCGTCACCCTGATCTGA
- a CDS encoding Cmx/CmrA family chloramphenicol efflux MFS transporter translates to MPFVLYLLGLAVFAQATSEFMLSGLGPDIAQDLGVSIPTTGWLTSGFALGMIVGAPAVAVLGARWPRRRTLLVTLTVFLAVHVVGALTSDFTVLLVTRVLAALANAGFLAIALATAAALVGPDAKGRATSVLLGGTTLACIVGVPAGAVLGRHLGWRSAFWAVAIISLPALLGILRSIPARTPGPATVGRFSLSPRLAVLLLLGALVNGATFCSFTYLSPVLTEVTRLGAGWVPVMLALFGLGSFAGVAVAGRYADRRDDRLVLVAGGILLLGWCAFALTTAYVVPIVALVLVQGALSFAVGSTLISYALYAGTESPVLTGGLATAALNVGAAAGPLLGGLAIGAGGFRGPLWVSAVLVGTAICGGSASIKLVDREGPG, encoded by the coding sequence ATGCCTTTCGTGCTGTATCTCCTTGGCCTGGCCGTTTTCGCCCAGGCGACCTCTGAATTCATGCTCTCCGGGCTCGGCCCGGACATCGCCCAGGACCTGGGCGTCTCGATCCCCACCACCGGCTGGCTGACGTCCGGGTTCGCGCTCGGGATGATCGTCGGCGCCCCGGCTGTCGCCGTACTCGGCGCCCGCTGGCCGCGCCGCCGGACGCTGCTGGTGACGTTGACCGTGTTCCTCGCGGTCCACGTCGTCGGCGCGTTGACCAGCGACTTCACCGTTCTGCTGGTCACCCGGGTCCTCGCGGCCCTCGCGAACGCAGGCTTCCTGGCGATCGCGCTCGCCACCGCCGCGGCCCTGGTCGGCCCGGACGCGAAGGGCCGCGCGACGTCCGTCCTTCTCGGCGGTACGACGCTCGCGTGCATCGTCGGCGTACCGGCGGGTGCCGTGCTCGGCCGGCACCTCGGCTGGCGGTCCGCGTTCTGGGCGGTCGCGATCATCTCGCTCCCGGCGCTGCTCGGGATCCTGCGCTCGATCCCGGCCCGTACGCCCGGCCCGGCGACCGTCGGGCGGTTCAGCCTGTCGCCGCGGCTCGCCGTACTGCTGCTCCTCGGAGCCCTCGTGAACGGCGCGACGTTCTGCTCGTTCACCTACCTCTCGCCGGTGCTCACCGAGGTCACGAGGCTCGGGGCGGGATGGGTCCCGGTCATGCTCGCGCTCTTCGGGCTCGGCTCGTTCGCGGGCGTCGCCGTCGCCGGACGGTACGCCGACCGTCGCGACGACCGGCTCGTACTCGTTGCCGGTGGCATCTTGCTGCTCGGGTGGTGCGCGTTCGCCCTCACCACGGCGTACGTCGTACCGATCGTTGCCCTGGTCCTCGTGCAGGGCGCGCTGTCCTTCGCGGTCGGCTCGACGCTGATCTCGTACGCCCTGTACGCCGGTACCGAGTCCCCCGTCCTGACCGGCGGACTGGCCACCGCCGCCCTCAACGTCGGCGCCGCCGCCGGACCGCTGCTGGGCGGGCTCGCGATCGGGGCCGGAGGCTTCCGCGGCCCGCTCTGGGTCAGCGCGGTGCTCGTGGGCACTGCGATCTGCGGAGGAAGCGCCTCGATTAAGCTTGTGGATCGCGAGGGGCCCGGGTGA
- a CDS encoding PspC domain-containing protein, protein MEQNQSGPAGFDRNRLQNPQSWRRSRSDRWVAGVCGGIGRALNIDPVLVRVVMAVLIITGPGVIFYIAAWVLMPDEGSERSAAQGVLGDRVRTDHPWFWPVVIGACVFIAIAMMSSFNFGRAIPGPLIVVGVIWLIARQRKGNKQGQRPQDTVPPTTSAYSGQQQTSAYTPPQTGPSAPPAGPSSSATQRPQDRTVEPVQPVWTEDDPLGLYVDEPAGRTSPAASTPAGPPAKGMRGTKSIIVVLTGLAIGIAALAGAPTATMLIIGLATLGGGMLLGGFVGRTLGLLPLGILLALGAIASTVFSGVPRNFADTNYVAPAGQTITATGTSYQFDAGSVHLDLTQAKFGPDAKVEVHGGLGEVIVKLPHDVDVQGTMSTEMGDVAFLNQHQGGHNAELKLDDLGTDGKAGPQQVTLDLDLRLGSIKVERG, encoded by the coding sequence ATGGAGCAGAACCAGAGTGGACCCGCCGGGTTCGACCGCAACCGCCTGCAGAACCCCCAGAGCTGGCGGCGCAGCAGGTCGGACCGCTGGGTCGCTGGGGTCTGCGGCGGCATCGGCCGCGCGCTGAACATCGACCCCGTGCTGGTCCGCGTGGTGATGGCCGTGCTGATCATCACCGGTCCGGGCGTGATCTTCTACATCGCCGCCTGGGTCCTGATGCCCGACGAGGGCAGTGAGCGTTCCGCCGCGCAGGGCGTGCTCGGCGACCGGGTCCGGACCGACCACCCGTGGTTCTGGCCCGTGGTGATCGGCGCCTGCGTCTTCATCGCGATCGCGATGATGTCGTCGTTCAACTTCGGCCGCGCCATCCCGGGCCCGCTGATCGTGGTGGGCGTCATCTGGCTGATCGCGAGGCAGCGGAAGGGCAACAAGCAGGGCCAGCGCCCGCAGGACACGGTGCCGCCTACTACTTCGGCGTACTCCGGTCAGCAGCAGACCTCGGCGTACACGCCCCCTCAGACCGGCCCGTCGGCTCCCCCGGCGGGTCCGTCGTCCTCGGCCACACAGCGACCCCAGGACCGCACCGTCGAACCGGTCCAGCCTGTGTGGACCGAGGACGACCCCCTCGGCCTGTACGTCGACGAGCCCGCCGGCCGCACCTCGCCGGCCGCGAGCACCCCCGCCGGACCGCCCGCCAAGGGCATGCGCGGGACCAAGTCGATCATCGTCGTACTGACCGGCCTCGCGATCGGCATCGCCGCGCTCGCGGGTGCTCCCACGGCGACCATGCTGATCATCGGCCTGGCCACGCTCGGCGGCGGCATGCTGCTCGGCGGGTTCGTCGGCCGCACGCTGGGCCTGCTGCCGCTGGGCATCCTGCTGGCCCTCGGCGCCATCGCGAGCACGGTGTTCTCCGGTGTGCCGCGCAACTTCGCCGACACCAACTACGTCGCGCCCGCCGGCCAGACCATCACCGCGACCGGGACGAGCTACCAGTTCGACGCCGGGTCGGTGCACCTGGACCTGACCCAGGCGAAGTTCGGGCCGGACGCCAAGGTCGAGGTCCACGGCGGCCTCGGCGAGGTGATCGTCAAGTTGCCGCACGACGTGGACGTGCAGGGCACGATGTCGACCGAGATGGGAGACGTTGCCTTCCTCAACCAGCACCAGGGCGGCCATAATGCGGAACTGAAGCTCGACGACCTCGGCACGGACGGCAAGGCCGGCCCGCAGCAGGTCACCCTGGACCTGGACCTCAGGCTGGGCAGTATCAAGGTGGAGCGCGGATGA
- a CDS encoding PspC domain-containing protein, which yields MSQPAAAPPGGSSVNGAPPEPPPGQNQEQWRFKGWGPQGPGQYQGPYAAYAARMRNQQAGSGGPAHSATPPPKPAAEPTRRAYRRTEGRVVAGVAGGIADHLGVSDTIVRLVLIATTVSGGLGVLIYAALWFLMPLAPETVPDAPGLAAHTRKGLRTDEPAPPVAEAKQRKREKSRGQLPALVAIGIGLVLLLQVAGLGIAGKLFWPLVFAATGLALIWRQADESQKDKWTRDVRVPIIGLVLGKGGWKSLIRIAVGLVLLGTAVTLFLVQNGRLSMVGDVLIALLLAVVGIGVIAGPWVHRLTRDLNSERAERVRSQERADMAAHLHDSVLQTLALIQKQAEDPKAVARLARSQERELRSWLYDEEHDADQTIVGAAKQAAAEVEDSHGVPIEVVTVGDCDLTEPLASMVRAARESMVNAAKHSGAAKIDVFVEVDGDRVEMFVRDRGKGFVVDEVPDDRLGLRHSVMGRMERHGGHATVRSDPETGTEVRLEMDR from the coding sequence ATGAGCCAGCCAGCAGCCGCGCCGCCGGGCGGGTCCTCCGTGAACGGAGCCCCACCCGAGCCGCCGCCTGGGCAGAACCAGGAGCAGTGGCGCTTCAAGGGCTGGGGACCGCAGGGCCCGGGGCAGTACCAGGGCCCGTACGCCGCCTACGCCGCGCGGATGCGCAACCAGCAGGCCGGCTCGGGCGGTCCGGCGCACTCGGCCACACCGCCGCCGAAGCCGGCCGCGGAGCCGACCCGCCGGGCGTACCGGCGTACCGAGGGGCGGGTCGTTGCCGGCGTGGCCGGCGGGATCGCGGACCACCTCGGCGTGTCGGACACGATCGTACGGTTGGTGCTGATCGCAACCACGGTGTCCGGAGGCTTGGGCGTACTGATCTATGCGGCGCTGTGGTTCCTGATGCCGCTCGCGCCGGAAACCGTGCCGGATGCGCCCGGGCTGGCCGCGCACACACGGAAAGGGCTGCGCACCGACGAACCGGCGCCGCCGGTCGCCGAGGCGAAGCAGCGGAAGCGGGAGAAGAGCCGAGGCCAGCTGCCCGCGCTGGTGGCCATCGGCATCGGGCTGGTCCTGCTGCTGCAGGTCGCCGGGCTCGGCATCGCCGGGAAGCTGTTCTGGCCGCTGGTGTTCGCCGCGACCGGTCTCGCGCTGATCTGGCGGCAGGCGGACGAGAGCCAGAAGGACAAGTGGACGCGGGACGTCCGGGTCCCGATCATCGGCCTGGTGCTCGGCAAGGGCGGCTGGAAGTCGCTGATCCGGATCGCCGTGGGCCTGGTCCTGCTCGGCACCGCGGTCACCTTGTTCCTGGTCCAGAACGGCCGGCTCTCGATGGTCGGCGACGTACTGATCGCGCTGCTGCTCGCCGTGGTCGGGATCGGGGTCATCGCCGGGCCGTGGGTGCACCGGCTGACCAGGGACCTGAACTCCGAGCGCGCGGAGCGGGTGCGTTCGCAGGAGCGCGCCGACATGGCCGCGCACCTGCACGACTCGGTGCTGCAGACGCTGGCGCTGATCCAGAAGCAGGCCGAGGACCCCAAGGCGGTGGCCCGGCTGGCGCGCTCGCAGGAGCGCGAGCTGCGGTCCTGGCTGTACGACGAGGAACACGACGCCGACCAGACGATCGTGGGGGCGGCGAAGCAGGCGGCCGCCGAGGTCGAGGACTCGCACGGCGTACCGATCGAGGTGGTCACGGTCGGCGACTGCGACCTGACCGAGCCGCTCGCATCGATGGTCCGGGCCGCCCGGGAGTCGATGGTGAACGCCGCCAAGCACTCCGGTGCGGCGAAGATCGACGTGTTCGTCGAGGTGGACGGCGACCGGGTGGAGATGTTCGTCCGCGACCGCGGCAAGGGGTTCGTCGTGGACGAGGTCCCGGACGACCGGCTCGGCTTGCGGCACAGTGTGATGGGCAGAATGGAACGGCACGGCGGACACGCGACGGTGCGGTCCGATCCCGAGACAGGCACCGAAGTGCGACTGGAGATGGACAGATGA